In the Nitrospinota bacterium genome, one interval contains:
- the mutY gene encoding A/G-specific adenine glycosylase: MSDIANPPKGTCLKTLQKKLLNWYGEEKREMPWRNDRNPYRILVSEFMLQQTQVKTVIPYFERWMKSFPTVQKLARARESTVLKHWEGLGYYSRARNLKKSAQIILKNHSGKVPDSMDEILKLPGVGRYTAGAVLSIAFDQKVPVLDGNVKRVLSRIFLLKENGSNRKSENILWETMQALLPEKGVGNFNQAFMELGATVCLPKNPLCLLCPLKQLCNAQKNGEQDLYPPQKQKSPSAKIEVSAAVIFRRNNIYIQKRKVGGLMGGLWEFPGGKFKPGESPEQCLHREIKEELGVTLHLDEKLMVIKHSYTRFRVTLHVFLCRLRSGKVSPSQCDEWTWIQAKDLETYPFPAANVKIIKSLATRRRANEQ, from the coding sequence ATGAGTGATATTGCCAATCCACCAAAAGGTACCTGTCTAAAAACTCTGCAAAAAAAATTACTGAACTGGTACGGAGAAGAAAAGAGGGAAATGCCCTGGCGAAACGATAGAAACCCTTACCGTATTCTTGTTTCAGAGTTCATGTTACAGCAAACCCAGGTGAAAACAGTCATCCCGTACTTTGAGCGTTGGATGAAATCTTTCCCCACCGTGCAAAAGCTTGCCAGGGCCCGGGAGTCTACAGTATTAAAACATTGGGAAGGGCTGGGATATTATTCCCGTGCGCGAAATTTGAAAAAATCCGCTCAAATAATCCTTAAAAATCATTCAGGCAAGGTTCCGGATTCGATGGATGAAATTCTTAAACTTCCCGGTGTCGGTCGTTATACAGCGGGAGCAGTTTTAAGCATCGCCTTTGACCAGAAAGTACCAGTTCTTGACGGAAATGTTAAAAGGGTTTTGTCGCGGATTTTTTTGCTCAAAGAAAACGGGAGCAACCGGAAATCAGAAAATATTTTATGGGAAACCATGCAAGCCCTGCTTCCAGAAAAAGGAGTCGGCAATTTTAATCAAGCCTTCATGGAACTAGGTGCCACAGTATGTCTGCCTAAAAATCCCCTTTGCCTGCTATGCCCACTGAAACAACTTTGCAACGCCCAGAAAAACGGGGAACAGGATCTATATCCACCTCAAAAACAAAAGTCCCCTTCCGCGAAAATTGAAGTCAGTGCTGCCGTCATCTTTCGACGTAACAATATCTACATCCAGAAAAGGAAAGTTGGAGGGCTTATGGGTGGGTTATGGGAATTTCCAGGGGGCAAATTCAAACCTGGCGAATCACCCGAACAATGCCTGCACCGCGAAATCAAAGAAGAGCTGGGTGTGACTCTCCACTTGGACGAAAAACTAATGGTCATTAAACACAGCTATACCCGCTTCAGGGTAACCTTGCATGTTTTCCTTTGCCGACTGCGTTCAGGCAAAGTTTCTCCTTCGCAATGCGATGAGTGGACCTGGATCCAGGCAAAAGATTTGGAGACATACCCTTTTCCAGCCGCCAATGTTAAAATTATTAAGAGCCTTGCTACTAGGCGTAGGGCCAACGAGCAATAG